The DNA segment AGCAGAAAAGACAATAGCGGAAAAGGAAAACCTTCTGGGCGTGGTGCCGGAAACACCCGAAAAGGAAGCAATGCACGAGGAAATGCTCCTTTAAGTAGAAAAAAACCTACCACGAAAAAACAAGACAAGAGTGGAAATACCAACCACCAAGAAAACCCGAATGGAATTCGGTTAAATAAATACATTGCTAACAGCGGTATTTGCTCTCGTAGAGAAGCGGACACTTACATTAAAACGGGTTTGGTATCGGTAAATGGAAACATTATAAACGAAATGGGCTATAAAGTTCAGTTAGCCGACGATGTTCGTTTCGATGGTCGTCGTATTAATCCAGAGCCAGACACCTATGTTTTATTGAACAAACCAAAGTCTGTTGCCACAACTACCAGTGAAAGCAAAGGATTAACCGTAATGGATTTAATCTCGAATGCAACTACTGCCGATGTAAAACCGATAGGCCGTTTGGGTAGAAATGCAACCGGATTATTGTTGTTCACCAACGATGATAAGCTAGTTAAAAAGTTGCATAGCAAAGGGATGCCTCGTCTGTTTCATATTGAATTAGACAAAAACCTTAAAGCTTCCGATCTTCAGAAAATAGAAGAAGGTTTAAAAATTAACGGTAAAACAGTTGAAGTAGAAGAAATTAGCTACGTAGACAATTCGCCTAAAAAAGAAATTGGTCTGAAAATCAAAAATATGGGAAACAGTATTATCCGTGATATTTTTGATCATTTAGACTACGATGTGGTGAAAGTAGACTGTGTAACCATTGCACATCTTACTAAAAAAGACTTACCAAGAGGCCGTTGGAAAATATTGACCAAAAGAGAAGTAGAGCTTTTTAGCATGATGTAATACTTTACTGATATTCAAACTAGAACACCTCTTTTTACAGGGGTGTTTTTTTATGCTAAATTTTTACTGAAATGATTTTCTATATCAAAAAATAAAGTACATTTGCTGCGCATTTAGCTGAACAAATTGAACCGTGTTTCTGTGTTCGGGTTTTTGAAGATTAGGAAGTCATATTCAAAAACAGGTTGCCAGGCAACCAGCCGAAATTTAAAGCTAGCTTCCGCCTTACCCTTAGAACCTGTAGAAGGTTTCTCACAACGTTTAGCCTACTGGCTCAACCCTATCCGTATTTGAAAATACCGTTAATTTTTTGTTATTTCTCTCAATTTTCTGAGGGTATCAACTAATTGATTTATAATTTTCATGTCTAACCGTTACTTTTTAAAATGAATACTAAATATATTGATCTCATTGATCAAACCTATTATTTTCCGCAGGAAGAGTTTGCTTTAAACGAAAACAAAACCTTAACTTTTCACGATATCGACTTAATGGATCTCGTTTCAAAATACGGGGCACCTTTAAAGTTTACCTATCTTCCTAAAATTTCAAAAAACATACAACGCGCCAAAAAATGGTTTGGCAATGCGATTGAAAAGCATAATTATCAAGGCAATTATAACTATTGCTATTGCACGAAAAGCTCTCACTTTAAACACGTGTTACACGAAGCGTTAAAAAACGATATTCATATTGAAACCTCATCGGCATTCGATATTAATATTGTTGAAAACTTAAAAGCGGAAGGAAAAATCAATAACAACACCTATGTAATTTGCAACGGTTTTAAGCGGGAACAATACGTTAACAACATTGCGCGATTAATTAATGAAGGACATAAAAACTGCATTCCTGTAATTGATAATTATGAGGAAATTGGGTTACTTTCCGAACAAATTGAAGGCAATTATAAAGTAGGAATTAGAATCGCTTCGGAAGAAGAGCCTAAGTTTGAATTTTACACCTCTCGCTTGGGGATTGGGTATAAAAATATTGTTCCTTTTTACGAAAAACAAATTAAGGACAACAAACAGGTTGAGCTTAAAATGCTTCACTTTTTCATTAACACCGGTATTCGCGACAACGCCTATTACTGGAACGAATTGGTAAAGTGTTTAAACGTGTACACCAAACTGAAAAAGGTTTGTCCTTCACTGGATAGCTTAAACATTGGCGGTGGGTTTCCTATAAAAAATTCATTGGCTTTCGAGTATGACTATCAGTATATGATCGATGAAATCATCAACCAAATAAATATCACCTGCGCAGAAGCCGATGTGCCTGTGCCTAGTATATTTACGGAATTTGGTAGCTTTACAGTAGGTGAAAGCGGTGGAGCCATTTATGAGATTTTATACCAAAAACAACAAAACGATCGCGAAAAGTGGAATATGATTAATTCTTCTTTTATTACAACCTTACCCGATACCTGGGCGATTAGTAAACGTTTCATTATGCTAGCAATCAATCGTTGGAATGATGAATACGAACGCATCTTATTAGGAGGGTTAACCTGCGATAGTGACGATTATTACAACAGCGAACAGCATATGAACGCTATTTATTTGCCTAAATTTAAAAAAGAAAAACCGTTGTATATCGGCTTTTTTAACACGGGAGCTTATCAAGAAAGCATTGGCGGATTTGGTGGATTACAACACTGTTTAATCCCTTCACCAAAACATATTTTAATTGACAAAGACGATGATGGAAACATCACGACCAAATTATTTTCACAACAACAAACAAGCGAGCAATTGCTAAACATTTTAGGTTATGAGCACTAAAACGTATGCCGGAATCCCGCAAAAATATGCGGCTCTGGAAACTTCAAAAATTGTATTAATTCCTGTTCCTTACGATGGCACCAGTACGTGGCAAAAAGGAGCCGATAAAGGTCCAGGAGCTTTTTTACACGCTTCAGAAAACATGGAATTGTACGATATTGAAACCGAAACCGAAGTTTACAAACAAGGAATCTATTTAAGCGAACCCATTACTGAAAATGCTTCACCGGAAGCGATGGTAGAAGCGGTTCACAAAAAAACAAAAGATTATATTCTTCGGAATAAGTTTGTAACTGTTTTTGGTGGTGAGCACAGTATTTCAATCGGTACAATCCGTGCATTTAATGAATGTTTTGACGATTTAACCGTGCTTCATATCGATGCCCATGCAGACCTTCGGAAAGAGTATGAAGGTTCTACTTGCAACCATGCTTGTGCGGTTTACGAAGCCAGCCAAATGACTAATTTAGTACAACTAGGCATTCGTAGTATGGATGTTGCCGAAACAACCGTAATGGACCGTGAAAAAACATGGTTTGCACACGAAATGGCAACCGATGAGTATTGGATGGACAATGTAATTGAAGCGCTGGGTGAAAACGTATTTATTACGTTCGATTTGGATGCATTTGATCCTTCTATCCTACCCTCAACGGGAACCCCAGAACCAGGTGGGTTGTTTTTCTATGAAACCATGGAGTTTTTAAAACAAGTTTTTGCTGAACGCAATGTGGTTGGATTTGATATTGTAGAATTATGCCCAAATCCAGCAGAGAAATCATCTGACTTTTTAGCGGCTAAATTGTATTACAAAATGCTTAGCTACAAGTTTGAAGGTACAGAAGGAGAAGATGACTATGAAAGCAATTTCACAGACTCAAAAAAAGGAATTTCAAAATTTAACGACAACGAAGATGAGGACTAATAAAGGAGCGATTTCAGAATTTATTCAAAAATATTATTTGCACTTCAACGCTGCCGCTTTGGTAGATGCTGCAAAAGGATACGAAGACCAATTGAACAAAGGTTCAAAAATGTTAGTGTCCTTAGCTGGAGCTATGAGTACTGCGGAATTAGGTAAAATATTTGCTGAAATGATCCGTCAGGATAAAGTGCATATCATTTCGTGTACGGGTGCAAACTTGGAAGAAGATATTATGAATTTAGTGGCGCACAGCCACTATAAACGAGTTCCTAATTATCGTGATTTAACCCCAAAAAATGAATGGGATTTATTAGAAAAAGGACTGAACCGAGTAACAGATACGTGCATTCCAGAAGAAGAAGCATTCAGAAGAATTCAAGAACATATTGTAAAAATATGGAAGGAAGCAGAAGCCAATGGCGAACGCTATTTACCGCACGAATATATGTACAAATTGCTTTTAAGTGGTGTGTTAGAAGAACATTACGAAATCGATTTAAAAGATTCTTGGATGTATGCTGCGGCAGAAAAAAACCTTCCTATTGTTTGTCCAGGTTGGGAAGACAGTACGATGGGTAATATTTTTGCTAGCTATGTTTTAAAAGGCGAGCTAAAAGCCTCAACCATGAAAAGTGGAATTGAGTATATGACCTTCTTGGCTGATTGGTACACCGATAATTCAGAAAAAGGAATTGGTTTCTTCCAAATTGGTGGTGGAATTGCTGGTGATTTCCCTATTTGTGTCGTACCGATGTTGTATCAAGATATGGAACGTACCGACACGCCTTTTTGGAGTTATTTTTGTCAAATTTCAGACTCAACAACGAGCTACGGAAGCTATTCGGGAGCAGTCCCAAACGAAAAAATCACGTGGGGTAAATTGGACATTGATACACCAAAATTCATTATAGAAAGTGACGCTACCATCGTCGCCCCTTTAATTTTCGCATATCTCTTAGATATGTAACCCATGGAAAACAAAATAGAAAATATAGAATTAAAATTCTTAACGCTTAAAGATTACGAAGCGTTAAAAAAAGCAACCCTTCAGTCATATGGAGGGTTGCCAAATTCTTATTGGAAAATTGAAGAGATTGGTAATTTAATTTCTTTGTTTCCAGAAGGTCAAGTGGTCATTATGGCCGATGGCGAAATTGCAGGTTGTGCCCTATCGATTATTGTAGACTATGATAAAATTGAAGACAATCATACCTATGATGATATAACGCGCGACCCGTCGTTTAAAATCCACGATCCCAACGGTGATGTGCTCTACGGAATTGACGTGTTTATACATCCCGATTACCGCGGACTTCGATTAGGTCGCAGACTCTACGATTATCGAAAAGAATTGTGTGAAAACTTAAACCTGAAAAGTATCGTATTCGGGGGAAGAATGCCTAACTACCATAAACATGCCGACACTATTTCACCAAAAAAATACTTAGAGAAAGTACGAAGCAAAGAAATTGAAGATCCTGTATTGAACTTTCAGTTATCAAACGATTTTCACCCGCTTCGTGTTTTAAAAGGATATTTAGAAGGCGATGCCGCTTCGGGCGAATATGCCGTTTTAATGGAATGGGACAATATTTACTACACCAAACCAGATAAAAAACCAAGTGCTACCAAAAGTATCGTTCGTTTAGGACTTATTCAATGGCAAATGCGTTCGTATAACGGCATAGAAGATTTAATGCAGCAAGTTGAATATTTTATTGACAGTGTTGCAGGATACCGAAGTGATTTCGCTGTGTTCCCCGAATTTTTCAATGCGCCGCTTATGGCTGAATACAACCATATGAGCGAACCAGAAGCGATACGCGAACTGGCAACGCACACTGCTGAAATTACCGAGCGATTGTCTAAACTTTCTATTTCATACAACATTAATATTATCTCCGGAAGTATGCCGGAAGTAGTAGATGACAAACTGTACAATGTTGGCTATTTATGCCGCCGTGACGGAAGTGTAGAGCGGTATGAAAAATTACACGTAACCCCAGATGAAGCAAAAGTTTGGGGCATGCAACAAGGAAATACGCTTAAAACGTTTGATACCGATTGCGGAAAAGTAGGAATATTAATTTGTTACGATTCTGAATTTCCTGAGCTTTCCAGACTTTTATCTGATGAAGGAATGGACATTCTGTTTATACCATTTTTAACAGACACACAAAACGGATATTCTAGAGTTCGGTTGTGTGCACAAGCTCGTGCCATTGAAAACGAATGCTATGTCGCCATTGCTGGCAGTGTGGGTAACTTACCGAAAGTACATAATATGGACATTCAATATGCACAATCGGCTGTGTTTACACCTTGCGATTTTGCTTTTCCTAACAACGGTGTTAAAGCAGAAACCACCCCAAATACTGAGATGATTTTGGTAGCCGATGTTGATTTAGATTTGTTACGGGAATTACACACCTTTGGCGCTGTAAGGAATTTAAAAGACAGACGAAAAGATTTTTATAATTTAGGACGGGTAAAGAAAATATAGTATTAATATCTGAGAGTTACTATTATACCAAAATCGCTAATACTTTATGCAAATGATTGTATTATCTTTATACGACATTCATAATAATATAGATAATGAAGAATAAGATAATAGCTATATTCGTTTTAATACCACTTTTGGCTTTTGGGCAAAACAATCCCGAAAATAGTTCTTCTTCAAGTGTCAAGCTTGAAAAGGATCTGATCTGGCAAACTTCCAATGGGCAAAGCATTATAGGTGTCTATCAAGTATTGCCTTTGGATTCTAAATTTCAGAACTATGATATATCCATGAATATATCTTATCATTATTCTGAGAATAGATCTCTTCAAAAATTAATTGCGGGCAAAGGTGCTGTGTTAAAAGATACCATCATTGTAGATGAATATGGAAATATGCACGATGTACAAGCTAAGTTTATTCGTCCTACTGATCTTTTTGTTTATAAGGACTTTAGTAATAACGTTTTTAAAATGCAGTTTGACAAGAATAAAAAAATGAGGGCAATCCAAGACACTATACCGAAATATAATTGGATTTTGTATAATGAAGCAAAAAAGTTGAAGGGCTATAAGTGCAAAAAGGCCACAACTACAGTACGAAAAGAAGGCAGAAATTTTAACATCGTTGCCTGGTACACTGATGAAATACCAGTAAGTGACGGCCCTAAAGATTACACCGGACTTCCAGGACTCATTTTACAATTATATGTAGGTAATTATACTGTCATAAAAATTGATAAGTTGAAAATCTTAGAAGATCAATCGCAACTCATACCAGAACCTGCTGTAAATGCTCCTTTGACTTTTTTACAATACAATACTATTTACAACCAAAATGATTGAGGTATTTATGAAACCTACTAACAGGCTACCAATAGAGAACTGAAAAAAATAACTTAAGGTGTATAACCATAATTTGGCTCACGTAACTCTTATGTTATTGCGCTTCCAAATTTTCTCCTAAAAAAAATCTCCCAAACCGCATACCCAATTACTACGACATACTCCGTAGCTACCAACCAGAGGTTTTCATTAAAACCATCAGCTCCATAAGCACTATAACTTAATATTACCACAGCACTCCAAACTATAGGAAAGCGGTATCTGGTAAACAAGCATAGCAGTAAAGGCGTTGCAACATACCAAGGATGTACGGTCGTAGACAACAAAAAGTAGAACGAAACGCCAAAGAGCATAGCCGTAATTAATTTTGGAAGTGTTTCATTTCTTCGGAAGAAGGTGAGTATCAATATGAAAGCAATGACAATCAGTGGTAATATCTTACCTACCGTAGCAATAATATTCCATCCCACGGTTTGAAAACCGATCCACCTTATGATGTAATACACACTCGCATTAAATTCAAAATTCTGAAACCATAATCCAATAGTTGTTGTGAAATTCTGAAGAAATTCTGAAGAAAAGAACGGTAAGAATGTTACAACAGCTGTTAACAGGCAAACTGAATAAAACATAATCAGTTTCTTTATTCCAAATGAGGTGAATTCCAATGAAGAGTTTTTTTCGCTCTTCTTATTCTTCAAGAAGTAGTTAAAAAATAGTGGCAAAAACAACAATGGCAACAATTTAACTGAAACAGAAACCCCTATCAATATAGCAGCCCAAACCCATTTCCTTTTTTGTAATAAATATAGTGCCCAAACTAGAAAGAAAAGCATAACGCCTTCAAAATGTAGGTTTCCCGTTAATTCAATAATGATAAAAGGGTTCAGGAAATACCAAAAAATAGTATGTGGATTTAGATTTAGGTTCTTTAGTAATTTTCTTCCGAAGTAAAAGGCACCTACATCTGCAAGAATCATAATTAATCGTAAAACTACCACTGAACCGAGTATACTGTTTTTAGCAAATAAAGCAGCTATTGCAAAAAATAGTTGATTGATTGGCGGATAATTACTGTAATGGCTGGCATTGAGAGCGCCCATACCATTTATTAGTTTCGTTGCTTCCGCTCCGCTAAGCCATCTTAAACTATTCAATATTTCAGATGTTTTATTTACATATTGTTCTGGGGTAAAAAGGTATGGGTTTTCACCTTGCAGCAACAATCTGCCATCCCAGATAAAACGATAAAAATCCTGTGACAAATTGGGGATGGCAACTAAAAAGACCAATCGAAAAGCAATTCCGAATCCGAACAGCACCCAGAAATTGCCTTTTGTTATTTGGATGAGCTTATAGGCTAAGAAAAATAAAGCTCCATACAGCGGAAGCAGTTTTGCAAAATCACTTCGGTTTAAATCGTAGCCAAAACTGGCGTATAAAGCAATGCTTATCACAGCGAAAAGCAATGGAATTCTATACAGGTTGAAAAAGTCTTTCACTTAGTTTTACTTTACGAAACCACAAGATATAAAACCTTCAAGGTTTTTTAAAGTTTAGGAGGTTTTATATAAAAAAGACGATCAAGAGATAGGAAGGTTTAATTAATGAAGGTTGTCTTTAAGGTAACAACTCATTTTTTTTAGCTTCTACTTTTCTGAAATGTTCACTTTCCGCTTCAGTTAGCAGCCTTGATTTTATTAAAAATCGAATACCTAATGGAATTTCTACAGAAAAACTAGAGCCACGACCTTTTGTAATATCGACGGTTAAATGTGTGTGTTTCCAGTATTCGTATTGATCTTGATTCATATAAAAAGAAACGCCAGCAACTGCTCCTAAAAGGATGTCGCTTTCATCTAAATAAAAGTCATCTTTTGAAATCAACATAGGTGACGATCCATCGCAACAACCTCCACTTTGATGAAAAATAAGCGAACCGTGTTGTTCTTTCATTTGTTCAACAATCTTTTTTGCTTCATCTGTTATTGCTACTCTACTATTTTTCATATTCTAAATTTAAAAATAAAGGCCGGAAATTAATTCCGACCTTCTTAAAACCAACTAAATATTAAAAGAAACCTAATTTTTTCTTATCATAGGAAATTAGCATATTTTTAGTTTGACGGTAATGATCGAGCATCATTTTATGGTTTTCTCGACCAATTCCAGATTTTTTATAACCTCCAAATGGAGCGTGCGCAGGATATGCATGATAGTTGTTTACCCATACTCTACCCGCTTTTACTTCTCTTGAAATTTGATACGCTTGATGCATATCACGTGTCCAAACCCCAGCGCCTAAACCATAAAGTGTATCATTCGCTATTTCGATCGCATCTGCTTCATTCTTGAAGCTTGTAACACAAACTACAGGACCGAAAATTTCTTCTTGAAATACCCGCATCTTGTTATTTCCTTTAAAAATAGTCGGTTTAATGTAATACCCGCCTTCTAAGCCTTCATTGTAAGCTGAATCTCCACCAGCAAGCACTTCACAGCCTTCTTCTTTTCCAATTTTTATGTAATTTAAAATTTTCTCGTATTGATCGTTAGAGGCTTGAGCTCCCATCATCGTTTCCGGATCTAACGGATGTCCTATTTTAATAGCTTTGGTTCGCTCTACAACACGCTCCATAAATTTATCAAAAATACTTTCTTCAACTAAAATTCTAGATGGGGCCGTGCAAACCTCTCCTTGGTTAAAGGCAAAAAGGACTGCTCCTTCAATAGCTTTATCAAGAAAATCATCATCTTCATCCATGATGCTTTTAAAGAAAATATTTGGTGATTTTCCTCCTAATTCTAACGTAACAGGAATAATGTTTTTAGAAGCATATTGCATAATTAATTGTCCGGTAGTAGTTTCACCCGTAAACGCAATCTTTTTAATGCGAGGGCTTGATGCTAATGGTTTCCCAGCTTCGAGACCAAATCCATTTATAATGTTTAATACTCCAGCAGGAACAACATCTTGAATCAATTCAGCTAAAATCATGATTCCAACAGGGGTTTGCTCAGCTGGTTTTAAAACCACACAGTTTCCTGCTGCTAATGCAGGGGCTAACTTCCAAGCTGCCATTAAAATTGGGAAGTTCCACGGGATAATTTGCCCTACAACCCCTAATGGTTCCCAAATATTTAATGAAACAGTATTTTCATCTAATTCACTAGCCCCACCTTCTTCGGCTCTAATAACACCAGCAAAATACCTAAAGTGATCTACTGCCAGTGGTAAATCTGCATTGGTAGTTTCCCGAATAGGTTTTCCGTTATCCCAAGTTTCAGCTCGTGCTAACGTTTCAATGTTATTTTCAATTATATCAGCAATTTTTAAAAGCACATTACTTCGTTCGGTTGCTGACTTTCTATTCCAAGTTTTAGCAGCTTCCCAAGCAGCATCTAATGCCTTGTCTACATCCTCTTTAGTGGATCGGGCTACTTTTGTAAACGAATTTCCATCTACTGGGGAAATACTTTCAAAATACTTTCCCTTAACTGGTTTTACCCATTTTCCACCGATAAAATTATCATACGTATCTTTAAATTTTGGTTGCTCAATAGCCTTTCCTTTTTCTGTTTCTATATTACTCATAATGACAATTATTTAGTTATTATTTTGTGAATTACATAATTTTAATAAAGGTATTTTATAATATTGTTAAGCAATTGAACAATACTATTGAAGAATAACACATTTCTATTTTTTATAGATTTTACTGAAATTTTTACGTAATATTGAATATGAATCACTCTTTAGCAAGGCATAAAGAAAGTCGGAAAATTTTCACTTTAGTTGAAAATAGAACTACGTACAATGCTGAATATTCTGAATTAAATATTTTTGAAACGCATAAAGTGGCAGAACGAGTTTCGCTTACTTTTGATTTCCCAGTTATTGCTAGTATGCTCACAGGCAAAAAAATAATGCACCTTGCCAATATCCCTGAATTTGATTTCCTTCCAGGCGAATCAGTCGTAATGCCCGCTAATAAAGAAATGATTATCGACTTCCCTACTGCAACTAAAAGTAGTCCTACGCAATGTTTGGCGTTGGGTATTGATCCCCAAAAAATAAATGAAGTCGCTTTAAAGTTTAATCAACAAGTAGAAATTGAAAACGAAAACAACAACTGGAGTCTAGAGGAAGGGTTTGCATCTCACCTTACCAATCAAGTTGAAGTGAATTACCTTATAGATAGATTGGTGAATACATTCACTAAAAACTCTTCGTCGAAAGATGTATTGCTAGATCTAATGATTCAGGAGTTAATTATTAGACTGCTTCAAACAAAGGCCAAATACAGTATTTTAAATGATCATTTAGAAATGTTTAGTGATACACGTATTGGCTCTGTAGTAAAGTACATAAAAGAAAATTTAACCAACAAAAATATTAGCGTGGACACCTTAGCCGAAAAGGCATATATGAGTACGTCTAATTTTCATAAAAAGTTCAAAAATACTTTAGGCGTTTCGCCAATAGATTTTATGAATTCAGAAAAGATCAAGTTTGCAAAAAGGTTAATGAAAAAAAATAAGACTATGCTTATCTCAGAAATTGCTTTTAAATCTGGATTTAATAATGTGAGTTATTTTAACCGCCAGTTTAAAAAATTAGAGCTGATGACCCCACAACAGTTTCGACTTTCTATTCACTAAATTAAGCTCTGCTTAACAAGCTCTTAAAAAACACAAAAGCAAAGCCTACAAAAAGCATCAAGTGAAAAGGAAATAGACCAAAATCGCCATCTTCTTTCCCAACAACAAAAGCACTGTACATCCCAAAGGCAAAATAGAGCATTAAAACCCCTTCAATAATCGTGTTTCCTGAAAGGTTTTTTGTCAGGTACTTGTTTTCTTTCCAGCTTTCTTTTAGAGAAATATTGAACTTTGGTGTTCGAATAAAATCACTTTTTTTACCAAAATGACCTTCTAAAACTGCAAGTGAGTTATGAACTGAAAAGCCCATGGCTACAGAAAAGAACGTAAAGAACATCCCAATATACTTTAGGAAGTTTTTAAATCCCCCACCATTTATTTTTGAATACGTGAGCCAATAGCACATAAAGAAGATAACAGTACTAAAGGCAAAACCTGCCAATACATAAAAAACCACAGCCCATTCAGGGTTTGCTGCTTTTATATAAAGCATGGGTACACTTAAAATGGCCACGGTTAAGATCAACAAAAACATACTACTATTTAATAAGTGGAAAAAACTATGAAATTTTGTTTTCCAAGGAACCGTAGGATCTTTCAGCAACCTTACATATAGTTTTTGAAAATTTTCAGCAGCACCTTTATTCCATCGAAATTGTTGCGATTTTGCAGCACTGATTACTACTGGGAGTTCGGCTGGAGTTTCTACATCTTCCAAATATTTAAACTTCCATTTTTTAAGTTGAGCACGGTAACTTAAGTCTAAATCTTCAGTGAGTGTATCACCTTCCCAATTCCCTGCATCGATAATACATGTCTTCCGCCAAATACCAGCGGTACCGTTAAAGTTGATAAAATGATTGCCGAAATTGCGGCCTACTTGTTCTAACACAAAGTGAAAATCGAGGGCAAAGGCTTGTATTTTTGTAAGGAGTGAGTAATCTCTATTAATATGGCCCCAACGAGTTTGTACCACGCCAATTTTTTCGTCTTTAAAATAAGGAACTGTCTTTTTTAACCAGTCTTTCTTCGGAAGGAA comes from the Marixanthomonas ophiurae genome and includes:
- a CDS encoding DUF779 domain-containing protein — encoded protein: MKNSRVAITDEAKKIVEQMKEQHGSLIFHQSGGCCDGSSPMLISKDDFYLDESDILLGAVAGVSFYMNQDQYEYWKHTHLTVDITKGRGSSFSVEIPLGIRFLIKSRLLTEAESEHFRKVEAKKNELLP
- a CDS encoding bifunctional GNAT family N-acetyltransferase/carbon-nitrogen hydrolase family protein; the encoded protein is MENKIENIELKFLTLKDYEALKKATLQSYGGLPNSYWKIEEIGNLISLFPEGQVVIMADGEIAGCALSIIVDYDKIEDNHTYDDITRDPSFKIHDPNGDVLYGIDVFIHPDYRGLRLGRRLYDYRKELCENLNLKSIVFGGRMPNYHKHADTISPKKYLEKVRSKEIEDPVLNFQLSNDFHPLRVLKGYLEGDAASGEYAVLMEWDNIYYTKPDKKPSATKSIVRLGLIQWQMRSYNGIEDLMQQVEYFIDSVAGYRSDFAVFPEFFNAPLMAEYNHMSEPEAIRELATHTAEITERLSKLSISYNINIISGSMPEVVDDKLYNVGYLCRRDGSVERYEKLHVTPDEAKVWGMQQGNTLKTFDTDCGKVGILICYDSEFPELSRLLSDEGMDILFIPFLTDTQNGYSRVRLCAQARAIENECYVAIAGSVGNLPKVHNMDIQYAQSAVFTPCDFAFPNNGVKAETTPNTEMILVADVDLDLLRELHTFGAVRNLKDRRKDFYNLGRVKKI
- the speB gene encoding agmatinase; translated protein: MSTKTYAGIPQKYAALETSKIVLIPVPYDGTSTWQKGADKGPGAFLHASENMELYDIETETEVYKQGIYLSEPITENASPEAMVEAVHKKTKDYILRNKFVTVFGGEHSISIGTIRAFNECFDDLTVLHIDAHADLRKEYEGSTCNHACAVYEASQMTNLVQLGIRSMDVAETTVMDREKTWFAHEMATDEYWMDNVIEALGENVFITFDLDAFDPSILPSTGTPEPGGLFFYETMEFLKQVFAERNVVGFDIVELCPNPAEKSSDFLAAKLYYKMLSYKFEGTEGEDDYESNFTDSKKGISKFNDNEDED
- a CDS encoding glycosyltransferase 87 family protein; the protein is MKDFFNLYRIPLLFAVISIALYASFGYDLNRSDFAKLLPLYGALFFLAYKLIQITKGNFWVLFGFGIAFRLVFLVAIPNLSQDFYRFIWDGRLLLQGENPYLFTPEQYVNKTSEILNSLRWLSGAEATKLINGMGALNASHYSNYPPINQLFFAIAALFAKNSILGSVVVLRLIMILADVGAFYFGRKLLKNLNLNPHTIFWYFLNPFIIIELTGNLHFEGVMLFFLVWALYLLQKRKWVWAAILIGVSVSVKLLPLLFLPLFFNYFLKNKKSEKNSSLEFTSFGIKKLIMFYSVCLLTAVVTFLPFFSSEFLQNFTTTIGLWFQNFEFNASVYYIIRWIGFQTVGWNIIATVGKILPLIVIAFILILTFFRRNETLPKLITAMLFGVSFYFLLSTTVHPWYVATPLLLCLFTRYRFPIVWSAVVILSYSAYGADGFNENLWLVATEYVVVIGYAVWEIFFRRKFGSAIT
- a CDS encoding type III PLP-dependent enzyme domain-containing protein; this translates as MNTKYIDLIDQTYYFPQEEFALNENKTLTFHDIDLMDLVSKYGAPLKFTYLPKISKNIQRAKKWFGNAIEKHNYQGNYNYCYCTKSSHFKHVLHEALKNDIHIETSSAFDINIVENLKAEGKINNNTYVICNGFKREQYVNNIARLINEGHKNCIPVIDNYEEIGLLSEQIEGNYKVGIRIASEEEPKFEFYTSRLGIGYKNIVPFYEKQIKDNKQVELKMLHFFINTGIRDNAYYWNELVKCLNVYTKLKKVCPSLDSLNIGGGFPIKNSLAFEYDYQYMIDEIINQINITCAEADVPVPSIFTEFGSFTVGESGGAIYEILYQKQQNDREKWNMINSSFITTLPDTWAISKRFIMLAINRWNDEYERILLGGLTCDSDDYYNSEQHMNAIYLPKFKKEKPLYIGFFNTGAYQESIGGFGGLQHCLIPSPKHILIDKDDDGNITTKLFSQQQTSEQLLNILGYEH
- a CDS encoding pseudouridine synthase; the encoded protein is MSRKDNSGKGKPSGRGAGNTRKGSNARGNAPLSRKKPTTKKQDKSGNTNHQENPNGIRLNKYIANSGICSRREADTYIKTGLVSVNGNIINEMGYKVQLADDVRFDGRRINPEPDTYVLLNKPKSVATTTSESKGLTVMDLISNATTADVKPIGRLGRNATGLLLFTNDDKLVKKLHSKGMPRLFHIELDKNLKASDLQKIEEGLKINGKTVEVEEISYVDNSPKKEIGLKIKNMGNSIIRDIFDHLDYDVVKVDCVTIAHLTKKDLPRGRWKILTKREVELFSMM
- a CDS encoding GLPGLI family protein, whose product is MKNKIIAIFVLIPLLAFGQNNPENSSSSSVKLEKDLIWQTSNGQSIIGVYQVLPLDSKFQNYDISMNISYHYSENRSLQKLIAGKGAVLKDTIIVDEYGNMHDVQAKFIRPTDLFVYKDFSNNVFKMQFDKNKKMRAIQDTIPKYNWILYNEAKKLKGYKCKKATTTVRKEGRNFNIVAWYTDEIPVSDGPKDYTGLPGLILQLYVGNYTVIKIDKLKILEDQSQLIPEPAVNAPLTFLQYNTIYNQND
- a CDS encoding deoxyhypusine synthase family protein, producing MRTNKGAISEFIQKYYLHFNAAALVDAAKGYEDQLNKGSKMLVSLAGAMSTAELGKIFAEMIRQDKVHIISCTGANLEEDIMNLVAHSHYKRVPNYRDLTPKNEWDLLEKGLNRVTDTCIPEEEAFRRIQEHIVKIWKEAEANGERYLPHEYMYKLLLSGVLEEHYEIDLKDSWMYAAAEKNLPIVCPGWEDSTMGNIFASYVLKGELKASTMKSGIEYMTFLADWYTDNSEKGIGFFQIGGGIAGDFPICVVPMLYQDMERTDTPFWSYFCQISDSTTSYGSYSGAVPNEKITWGKLDIDTPKFIIESDATIVAPLIFAYLLDM